A segment of the Lolium perenne isolate Kyuss_39 chromosome 3, Kyuss_2.0, whole genome shotgun sequence genome:
ATGAAGCCGTCAAGCATGTAAGAGTTTACATTGCGTACATGGCTGAACTTCCTTCGATAAGTGCATATAATTAACTAATTAAGTGACCAAGTATATATCGTGCTTGATCTGTAGATGACGGCCCAGAATGTCGGAGCTCTAGTTGTGCTCAAGTCAGGGGACGAGAAGCAGCTTGCAGGAATTGTAACTGAGCGAGGTAAGCAGAAATCAGCATCTGCAAACTCATGGGAAAAATATATCATTTAACCGCACTACGTGCACCAACCTTTAAAATCTTGCTACACAATGCAGATTTCGCTAGGAAAATCCTCTTACCAGGGCGACCTTCAGAGGAAACAAGAGTTGAAGATATCATGACCGAAGAGGTGAATGGACTTACAAATGAAAAAGAGAAGTTACTCTAACAGAGTGAATATCATCACACATTTCATTAGTCCTCATAATTTTCTTTACCGTGTTACAGGACAAGCTAATAACTGTAACCAGCAATACCAATATTCTACGTGCAATGGAGCTAATGACAGGTAATACAACATTCACTTGGTGAATTATTTGACCACTCCGGTCCTATCATAGGTGCAAGCTCGAGCAAAATTCGATTTCCTTGATTACCAAtttctttttgtatttccttCAGACGAGCACATTCGACATGTACCAGTTTTTGACGAGAAAGTAGTTGGCATGATCTCAGTTGGTGATGTGGTCAGAGCGATTGTTGACCAGCAGCACCAAGAAGTAAAACAACTGAAGAAGTACATCACAGGAGATTACTATTAGCATTTATCTCTGATCAATGAAGAAATATATTGTCTATGCAAATTATTCACTTTAATTAACAAATATTCATATGCTCCTATGGCCATTTGCGCTAACCAACCATCCAGTTAATTTTGTTCATATACTTACAGACAAAGGTATGCAACGCAGAAGATACACGTGTCTTTGCTCGAGCGTCTTTGAAAAACATAATAACGCATCAGTAATTTACAGACAAGTCTGCAAGAATCAATCAACatacatttttttcgataaaggatgctttattatttTTGGGAAGCAATTACATCTAGCCTCTGCAtaacaggatgcacacagcccttCAAGTGTCTgaattcaaagtatataaaaaCTAGGCGAATACATATCGAaatgatgaatcatataacgcctaggaTGAGGGTGGTgctgcaatccgtagactatgctgccacccatgtagggaaaaagtatccctcaccgtagcctccaaccgtgcgcagacctccgtaaataggtcgcgGTTCTCcacccgctgaagaggtaaccacgaacggagaatacatgTACATTTGTAGATGACatgcaacaaagaacaatttttatcgttaaaaatctggtcatttctacttagccaaagcgcccagataactgctagcgcccccaccctaagaagcaatttAAACCTTGAATCAATACCGTGAAGCcagttgccaaagacattggccacactagtcgggggatacagggtagacgctacttagatgactgaccatatagatctcgcgaaatggcactggaaaaaaaggtgtttaatggtttcatcatgatgacagaaaacacaccgtgaacttccatgccaattccgcttaacaagattatctttggtaagaataactcctcgacgaagataccatccaatttttttaatttttaatggtatcttcatcttccagattttcttattattatcaactagtatatcagaatgaaggatcacattgtataaagatttgacTGAGAAAGTTCCATCTACATGAAGATTTCATCTAAATTCGTCCGGTTCAGGCGATAGGTGAATATCT
Coding sequences within it:
- the LOC127338489 gene encoding CBS domain-containing protein CBSX3, mitochondrial produces the protein MQGIAKALGLHGKQLRLTVLQHMNKGIFSWATLISRIQSESPAVIIPHMGLENITVREILKAKGEAQAGAVYWCSTSHLVHEAVKHMTAQNVGALVVLKSGDEKQLAGIVTERDFARKILLPGRPSEETRVEDIMTEEDKLITVTSNTNILRAMELMTDEHIRHVPVFDEKVVGMISVGDVVRAIVDQQHQEVKQLKKYITGDYY